In Propionispora hippei DSM 15287, a single genomic region encodes these proteins:
- the trpA gene encoding tryptophan synthase subunit alpha yields MSKIQKAFVNGKAFISFLTCGDPSLDVTEQLVYAMVEAGADLIELGIPFSDPTAEGPVIQAANMRALAAGTTTDRIFELVQRIREKTDIPLVFMTYANVIFSYGAERFIKTAATIGMDGLILPDLPFEEKEEFDPLCKQHGIDLISLIAPTSRDRVAMIAREASGFVYCVSSLGVTGVRSQINTDIGSMIELVKAQTNVPCAVGFGISTPEQAADMARDADGVIVGSAIMKIIAQYGEGSVPYVADYVRSMKAAIRPVQGETTSSKATL; encoded by the coding sequence ATGAGTAAGATTCAAAAAGCTTTTGTGAATGGCAAAGCGTTTATCTCCTTTCTGACCTGTGGCGATCCGTCACTGGATGTGACTGAGCAGCTTGTTTATGCTATGGTGGAAGCCGGGGCGGATTTGATTGAACTGGGTATTCCATTCTCCGACCCGACAGCAGAGGGGCCGGTCATTCAGGCGGCCAATATGCGTGCTCTTGCCGCAGGCACTACGACTGACCGCATTTTTGAACTTGTACAACGCATTCGTGAAAAAACGGACATCCCACTGGTATTCATGACGTATGCGAATGTCATTTTTTCCTACGGTGCAGAGCGCTTCATCAAAACCGCCGCTACTATAGGCATGGATGGCCTGATTTTGCCGGATCTGCCGTTTGAGGAAAAAGAAGAGTTCGACCCGCTGTGCAAGCAGCACGGTATTGATCTGATTTCACTCATCGCCCCAACCTCGCGTGATCGTGTGGCCATGATAGCACGCGAGGCCAGCGGCTTTGTTTACTGTGTATCCTCGCTGGGTGTAACCGGTGTGCGCAGCCAAATAAACACTGATATCGGCAGCATGATCGAACTTGTCAAGGCCCAAACCAACGTGCCCTGTGCGGTCGGCTTTGGTATTTCCACACCAGAACAGGCGGCTGACATGGCAAGGGATGCGGATGGAGTGATTGTCGGTTCGGCGATTATGAAAATTATTGCACAATATGGCGAGGGCAGCGTTCCTTACGTAGCCGACTATGTACGCAGCATGAAGGCGGCTATTCGGCCAGTGCAGGGCGAGACAACCTCATCAAAAGCAACGTTGTAG
- the trpC gene encoding indole-3-glycerol phosphate synthase TrpC, whose translation MNILEKIAHKTRERIRKQKSKLSLAALCAQAEAMESGSGFPFEQALRQEGLSFICEIKKASPSKGIIAEDFPYLNIACEYEAAGAAAISCLTEPYWFQGSDAYLKEIVQAVSIPVLRKDFTIDRYMIYEAKVLGAAAILLICSILSDTELAEYHALADSLGLSVLVEAHDAEEVRRAADAGARIIGVNNRDLKTFVVDVENSIRLRSIAPADCVFVSESGIQTAKDIARLYQNGTDAVLIGETLMRSPDKKAALHALRGA comes from the coding sequence TGTCGCTTGCAGCCCTCTGTGCGCAGGCGGAGGCTATGGAATCAGGCAGTGGCTTCCCGTTCGAGCAGGCGCTGAGGCAGGAGGGGCTTTCATTCATTTGTGAAATAAAGAAAGCAAGTCCGTCCAAGGGCATTATTGCCGAGGATTTTCCCTATTTGAACATCGCCTGCGAGTATGAGGCAGCAGGTGCGGCTGCCATTTCCTGCCTGACCGAACCTTATTGGTTTCAAGGCAGTGATGCTTATCTTAAGGAGATCGTTCAGGCTGTATCCATCCCCGTGTTGCGCAAGGACTTTACCATTGACCGGTATATGATTTATGAGGCCAAGGTACTTGGAGCGGCTGCTATTCTGCTGATCTGCTCCATCCTGAGCGACACAGAGCTTGCCGAGTATCATGCGTTGGCTGATTCTCTTGGGCTTAGCGTGCTTGTCGAGGCACATGATGCAGAGGAGGTACGCCGCGCCGCTGACGCAGGTGCGAGGATTATCGGTGTTAACAACCGCGATCTAAAGACCTTTGTCGTAGATGTGGAGAATAGTATCCGTCTGCGCTCAATTGCCCCGGCGGACTGCGTATTTGTGTCCGAAAGCGGCATACAGACGGCTAAAGACATTGCCAGGCTCTATCAGAACGGTACGGATGCGGTGCTGATTGGGGAAACGCTTATGCGATCACCGGACAAAAAGGCGGCGCTGCATGCTCTGCGAGGTGCGTGA
- the pheA gene encoding prephenate dehydratase, with protein sequence MPSVIREPFAAIQVGYLGPSGTYSEETALRLCEKTVCELKPYTTIDSVIRAVATGEITEGIVPIENSIEGSVNITLDVLAHDVELVIVSEFVLPIRHALLTKGGEKKIDCIISHPQPLAQCRNYIARHYPKARLEAVESTAKAAQLVAEGAPGLAAIGSLRAAEIHGLTMIDNDIQDCNNNRTRFILLKQKTSQAIEEQGQYKTSIVCKMNGERPGSLCELLLEFSRRDVNLSKIESRPARTSLGEYIFFFDIEGGIHEAHVRQAIQAVRERSLWLKNLGSYPCFVL encoded by the coding sequence TTGCCTAGTGTAATCAGGGAGCCCTTTGCCGCTATTCAGGTCGGGTATTTGGGTCCGAGCGGCACCTATAGTGAAGAAACTGCTCTACGACTTTGTGAAAAGACGGTCTGCGAGTTAAAACCCTATACAACGATTGATTCTGTTATCAGGGCGGTGGCGACTGGGGAAATAACCGAGGGAATTGTACCGATTGAGAATTCCATAGAAGGTTCTGTAAATATCACGCTGGATGTGCTGGCCCATGATGTGGAACTAGTGATTGTCAGTGAGTTTGTTTTGCCTATCCGTCATGCTTTGCTGACAAAAGGTGGGGAAAAGAAAATAGACTGTATTATCTCGCATCCGCAGCCTTTGGCACAATGTAGAAACTATATTGCCCGACATTACCCAAAGGCTAGGCTGGAAGCCGTAGAGAGCACCGCAAAAGCGGCGCAGTTAGTCGCTGAGGGGGCGCCCGGCCTGGCGGCTATCGGTAGTTTGCGTGCTGCTGAAATTCATGGTTTGACGATGATTGATAATGATATCCAGGACTGTAATAATAACCGTACACGTTTTATTCTTTTAAAACAAAAGACGTCTCAGGCGATCGAAGAGCAAGGTCAATATAAAACTTCTATTGTTTGCAAAATGAATGGCGAACGTCCCGGAAGCCTGTGCGAGCTGTTACTTGAATTTTCCCGGCGGGATGTGAATCTTAGCAAAATTGAATCTCGTCCGGCCCGCACCAGTCTGGGCGAGTATATTTTCTTTTTCGATATAGAGGGAGGCATTCACGAGGCCCATGTGCGGCAGGCTATTCAGGCTGTTAGAGAAAGAAGCCTGTGGCTGAAAAATCTTGGCTCCTATCCTTGTTTTGTATTATAA
- a CDS encoding phosphoribosylanthranilate isomerase has protein sequence MQVKICGLSRTEDIAAVNTARPDYCGFVIHVPKSRRNVDVVTLHTLRTSLAPDITPVGVFVDEPVEQVATLLNEGVLAVAQLHGHEDENYLAVLRRLTCKSIWQAFQIRSEDDVRRAMESSADFILLDAGGGSGVVFDWTLLAGVTRPFALAGGLHAENIPKAMLSKACLLDVSSGVETNGKKDRQKIYQIVQMIKGERICPKENLAFTAGSICPKP, from the coding sequence ATGCAGGTCAAAATATGCGGTCTGAGCCGCACCGAGGATATTGCAGCAGTCAACACAGCGCGGCCGGATTACTGCGGCTTTGTCATCCATGTACCGAAAAGCCGGCGCAATGTTGATGTAGTTACACTGCATACCTTGCGTACTTCGCTTGCTCCGGATATCACACCGGTAGGCGTATTTGTCGATGAGCCGGTCGAACAAGTCGCAACGCTGCTTAATGAAGGTGTGCTTGCTGTGGCACAGTTGCACGGGCATGAGGACGAGAACTATCTTGCTGTGCTGCGGCGTCTGACGTGTAAAAGTATCTGGCAGGCATTTCAAATCCGTTCAGAGGATGACGTGCGCCGCGCTATGGAAAGCTCAGCCGATTTTATCCTGCTGGACGCAGGCGGCGGCAGCGGCGTGGTATTCGACTGGACATTGCTTGCGGGAGTGACACGCCCTTTTGCCCTCGCCGGCGGCCTCCATGCGGAAAATATCCCAAAAGCCATGCTTTCAAAGGCTTGCCTTCTTGATGTGTCAAGCGGTGTGGAGACCAATGGCAAAAAGGACCGACAGAAGATATATCAGATTGTACAAATGATTAAAGGAGAAAGAATATGTCCAAAGGAAAATTTGGCGTTCACGGCGGGCAGTATATGCCCGAAACCTTGA
- the trpB gene encoding tryptophan synthase subunit beta, with protein sequence MSKGKFGVHGGQYMPETLMNAVIELEKAYEHYKNDPAFCAELNDLLNNYAGRPSELYYAAHMTENLGGAKIYLKREDMNHTGSHKINNVLGQVLLAKKMGKTRVIAETGAGQHGVAAATAAALMGLECEVFMGKEDTERQALNVYRMRLLGAKVHAVESGTGTLKDAVSETMREWTNRIEDTHYVLGSVMGPHPFPTIVRDFQAVISKEIKEQILAKEGRLPDAILACVGGGSNAIGTFYNFIGDAGVRLIGCEAAGCGVDTFETAATITTGKLGIFHGMKSYFCQDEYGQIAPVYSISAGLDYPGVGPEHAHLYDIGRAEYVPVTDDEAVCAFEYLSRMEGIIPAIESAHAVSYAMKLAPTMRKDQLIVITISGRGDKDCAAIARYRGEGIHE encoded by the coding sequence ATGTCCAAAGGAAAATTTGGCGTTCACGGCGGGCAGTATATGCCCGAAACCTTGATGAATGCTGTTATTGAGCTGGAAAAGGCTTATGAGCACTATAAAAATGATCCGGCGTTTTGCGCCGAACTCAATGACCTCTTGAATAACTATGCGGGTCGTCCGTCCGAACTGTATTACGCTGCCCACATGACCGAAAATCTCGGCGGCGCGAAAATTTACCTCAAGCGCGAGGATATGAACCATACCGGTTCGCACAAGATTAACAACGTGCTTGGTCAGGTGCTGCTTGCCAAGAAGATGGGAAAAACACGTGTCATAGCCGAGACTGGAGCGGGTCAGCACGGCGTGGCTGCGGCGACCGCTGCCGCACTTATGGGGCTTGAATGCGAGGTCTTTATGGGCAAGGAGGATACTGAACGGCAGGCGCTCAATGTGTATCGTATGCGCCTGTTGGGCGCAAAGGTGCATGCCGTTGAGAGCGGCACTGGTACGCTTAAAGATGCAGTATCTGAGACCATGCGCGAGTGGACGAACCGTATTGAGGATACCCATTACGTTCTTGGCTCGGTTATGGGTCCCCATCCATTTCCTACTATTGTACGTGACTTTCAGGCGGTGATCTCTAAGGAGATCAAGGAGCAGATCCTGGCCAAGGAAGGCCGTCTGCCGGATGCGATATTGGCCTGTGTAGGAGGCGGCTCGAACGCCATTGGCACGTTTTATAACTTTATTGGGGATGCTGGTGTACGCCTGATCGGTTGTGAGGCGGCGGGCTGCGGGGTGGATACTTTTGAGACTGCCGCAACTATTACCACCGGCAAGCTGGGCATATTCCATGGCATGAAGTCTTACTTTTGCCAGGATGAGTACGGTCAGATCGCGCCTGTGTATTCGATCTCTGCAGGGCTTGACTACCCGGGCGTTGGACCGGAGCATGCCCATCTGTACGACATTGGCCGCGCCGAGTATGTACCCGTCACTGATGATGAGGCCGTGTGCGCATTTGAGTATTTATCACGCATGGAGGGCATCATTCCGGCGATTGAGTCCGCCCACGCGGTATCGTACGCTATGAAGCTTGCGCCAACCATGCGCAAAGATCAGCTTATTGTTATCACTATTTCCGGTCGCGGTGACAAGGATTGTGCTGCGATTGCGCGTTATCGCGGGGAGGGCATCCATGAGTAA